A window of Thunnus thynnus chromosome 17, fThuThy2.1, whole genome shotgun sequence contains these coding sequences:
- the alkbh7 gene encoding alpha-ketoglutarate-dependent dioxygenase alkB homolog 7, mitochondrial produces MKLLLTVVKHLHKPAVCTSPRRGLSSCASSGGLLAGRDATLIVGSSRELLQRLGSQVEVRADFITEEEEGAFMRELELGLKKKRYEFDHWDDAIHGYRETERLSWGAACEEVLTRVRSVAFDEGSPLLGPVHVLDLDKTGYIKPHVDSVKFCGSTIAGLSLLSDSIMRLVKEDATSEWLDLLLPRRSLYILRNQARYNFTHEILKDEESVFNGQKVPRQRRISVICRNLPG; encoded by the exons ATGAAACTGCTGCTGACAGTAGTAAAACACCTCCATAAACCAGCTGTGTGCACCAGTCCCCGGCGCGGTCTGAGCTCCTGCGCCAGCAGCGGCGGCCTGTTAGCCGGCAGAGATGCGACTCTGATCGTCGGGTCAAGCCGAGAGCTGCTGCAAAGACTCGGCTCACAGGTGGAGGTGAGGGCGGACTTCATcaccgaggaggaggagggagcttTTATGCGAGAGCTGGAGCTAGGCTTGAAGAAGAAACGCTACGAATTTGACCACTGGGACGAT GCTATTCACGGGTACCGAGAGACTGAGCGTTTGAGTTGGGGGGCAGCGTGTGAGGAGGTCTTGACTCGTGTCCGATCTGTAGCGTTCGATGAGGGTAGCCCACTCCTCGGGCCTGTGCATGTCCTAGATCTGGACAAGACTGGCTACATCAAGCCTCACGTTGACAGTGTCAAG ttttgtggcAGCACCATCGCTGGGTTGAGTCTGCTGTCAGACAGCATCATGCGCTTGGTAAAGGAGGATGCTACCAGTGAATGGCTGGACCTGCTGCTGCCACGACGCTCCCTCTACATACTGAG GAACCAGGCCAGATATAACTTCACTCATGAGATCCTAAAAGATGAAGAGTCTGTGTTCAATGGACAGAAAGTGCCTCGGCAGCGCCGAATCTCCGTCATCTGTCGGAACCTTCCGGGCTAA